GTCACTAACGAATCGCTTTTCACACAGAGTGATATAGGAGAAAAACCTCCCCAACATTGGCTCACACCCGGATTATGATCTTCTGCTGCTCCTGCTGCTCCTTCTGCTGTAGTtgagacgaagaagaagaagaagctccaTTCTCGAGAAATGGCTCGTCCATTCACACTTATCGTACTCCTCTCCGCACATCTGTGTCTACATGTGGTTGTGACACAGGATGagtaagttttaatttttgttgagtGAAAGTTTAATGTGCTGCGAAAACTAAAATATCGATGTTCTGAGAAGTTCCTGTAGAGCGaggcctgcctgcctaccggcCGCCTATATAGTTCTATTTGGTCTGAGCAAGTAATGGTAGCCACGCGGGTAGGTATAATTCAGACGATTCTGTGCCTACATAAAAGTCTAAATCTTTTAATCCGCAAACTTTAAGAAGGTAGTTATTTTGCTGCTAATTGttaagcctaagtctaggtctaagcctaaaactaagccgaagcctatgcctaagattaagcctaagccaaagtcTAAGCTTAGGTCTAGTCCtaggtctaagcctaagcctaagcttaagcctaactCTAAGTCTAACTCTAAGTCTAACataagcttaagcttaagtCTAAGCCAAATccaaagcctaaacctaagccgaagcttaagcctaagcctaagcctaagcctaagcataagcctaaaaTTGAGCCCCGCTAAATATTCGCTCGGGGATTTGGGTCTCCGATGCTCAAAATTCCAAGTTAAGCTCCGCCCAATTCTTGGCGTTTTCTAAGCTTTTGGTACCGAATTTAACTTTCATGCCTGTAGGctccaagcaaaaaaaaaacttataaaaaataaatagagtttcaaaactttcccCCAATTTCGAATTCCGACGTCgtctaaaaattgagtttgcCCTTTTTCCCGGTGGCCGCTTTTAGCACTAGcatggaaaaaaagaacatgtATTTTTCTATCTCTCAATCCATTACCCAATGATCGTCATCAAATCCAATTTCCATCCGGCATCTGCCAActgacgacgacgacgacgcaaaaattgccaatttctcaatttcatgTTCCATTTTGTAACACCTTCCACTTTGGTGGTTGCAATTGAATttgtgcagaaaaaaaaatgaagaatgagAAAAACACTGATCCAGTTGATTGCTCAAGCTTGCAAAAATGATGTTCTTCTTTTCTTGCAGGGACTCACATATCAACACTCAACTCCTCTCATCAGTTCTCGATAGACTCACGAATCGCACTACTTATGATAAAAGATTACGGCCCAGGTAGGACCAACATATTGTTACCTGACAGATATACCATAATAAGTATACAGTGTTTTTGGTGATTtatcacatttaaaaatgaaaaataactgcaaaaaagaagaaatgctTTATACATTTTTGGTAATATAAAACTAGCAACCCTACTCTGATAAAATATAAcggaaaattaaatgtatattattttattactaGCACTTACTAATCAATAAAAATGCTCTGTTTTTGAGCTATAGAAGTTCAATAGAAATAGTCATAAATGGACCCGCGAGATGTAActgcatttttttggaacaaaacagttataatcaaaaaatattaaaaaacactATCATAAGGTATTATActgatattttaaatattaaacataaacaattttgatgatttattTAATTGGCGACAAAAACAGGCAAAAACAGACAAAAACAGGCAAAACAGGCAAAAAACAGGCAAAAACTTATGTCAAAATTTATCATTTATTATGAAAGAGCACCTGAATTTGTCTTAGATAGTACAAATAGTACATATCTAGTTCAAAAGTAGATAGTACAAAAACACGGACAAAAATACTTATAACAAACATTGCAGGTATGGTGAAAAGCCAGTCGACGTTGGAATTACGATACACGTTTCTTCAATCTCTGCAGTTTCAGAAGTTGATATGGTAAATGAGTTTTATGAATACCGTAAAAATAATACGAAAAATTAGCGTTGCCCCAATTTGTTGAATAGATAGTGGGAGGACTGCACCATCTAAtttaactctttttttttcattccagGACTTCACATTAGACTTCTACATGCGTCAAACGTGGCAAGACCCTCGACTAGCCTTCGGAAGTCTTGATTTGGGACTTTCCAAAGAAATCGACTCACTTACCGTCGGAGTAGACTACCTGGATAGACTGTGGAAACCCGACACGTTCTTCCCAAATGAAAAGAAATCATTCTTCCACTTGGCAACCACACATAACTCGTTCCTTCGTATCGAGGGTGATGGAACGGTTTATACTAGTCAAAGGTTAGTTATCTATTGGAGAAATCAACTAATACCCTTTGCCTCCAGGAGAGGGTGTGGAAGAAAAAGCAGTAAAAATGGGGGGATTAGATGATGTTTCTTTTTTACGAGCGGAATAGGGGGGAAGAAGAAAGTGGTCAAAACTATTGGGAGGGCTTATAAGACGTGAGCTGATGTTGCGTAGTATGTTCTAGTAGTTTGAACTATACAAAGTAAGGAAAAGAGGGGGTAGTGGGTTGGAAATATTAaggaataaatgttttaaaaaaatctaatcttgaaaaaatgaagcatATCTGTTAAATATTTCTCAcaggaaaatttataaaagttaTTGTACAAGCAAAAGAGCTCCATTGAAAACTATTGGatgaatataaatttatacgcttttctgttttttaaacatgacaaagttttaatttcgcatgagtttctttttcattttttgaacttaataTGTTTTATaagtataatttgaaaaataacattgaaaaaagatgaattcaattaaaaatcttcgaaaaaaaccGCATTTTccaacatggtgcatcgaagaaaaaaagttggtttttggAATATATTGGCAAGTGGTAGATCAGTGCAAATGTGCTCTAACATTTCATGAATATAACACTGATTTAAGAGTGTCATGCGATAgaaatattgtgttttttgaaatttgtacgTTTTATAAATATGATCGGAAATAAGAACCGAGAACGGACAAATTTCCGAAACGAAAAAGTGTCCATATTCCCGCAAAACCCTAATTTTcacacatggtgcatcgaagaaaaaagttgactgTTGGAAGTTCCAAATTGGAACATGACCAAGGTTAGGCGACGTTGCGTAGTCTTCTAACTAACAGCCATGTAtcaaaaaactaggccaccgattttttttcgcaatttcatGCACATTATTTCCGAGTATTTTTTACGCAACGTAGCCAAGTTTTTTGATTATGAcctcgaaaaaataaaactcggTCATGTCGCATGACACAACCCGTGTAGAGTTTTATTGCGAAAACTCGACCACCACATGTAATTTCTCGGCCAAATCAAACCTAAATATTCCAGATTAACAGTCACTGCAACGTGTCCAATGGACCTGAAGCTGTTCCCAATGGACTCTCAACACTGTAAACTGGAAATTGAAAGCTGTAAGTCACTTTGCTCCCCCGACATCTTCTCCCCGAGTGTGGTTTTCTTTCCAACCTAGTCGTGGGGTAGGCGTGCCGTTATGTAGCCAGagattcaaattattttcatttacaAAAATGGGTCGATTGCACAAAATTCTCTTTGTTTTCTCTGATTCTCTCTTTCTCATTGCTCTCTCTCTTTCCATTGATATCTtccttttttggtgaattgtattttccaacaaaaattaatatttctctAATCCCTCCACATTTTCTATTGTCTCTCACAATTTCTCACTCTCCCCTTTTATTGTAATCTTATTATCGATTTATTGAGAATTATCTGGAGAATTTCTCTGTCAGGTGAGTTTTGCACgcttttcatatattttatgtTGCTTGccacaaaaaaaccgaaaaaaaaacgtacagAAAAAACCATGTACCGTAACCTTGTCGTtttgaaactaccgtaaccctaacCACCGTAACCAAAGGCGCATGTCTCTGGGTGTCTCTAACCGATTACGTGGTGAGTGACGTGTCGCTTTGCGTGCTTTCAGACGGCTACAGTATCCTCGACATTATGTACGT
The nucleotide sequence above comes from Caenorhabditis elegans chromosome III. Encoded proteins:
- the unc-49 gene encoding Neurotransmitter-gated ion-channel ligand-binding domain-containing protein (Confirmed by transcript evidence) translates to MARPFTLIVLLSAHLCLHVVVTQDEDSHINTQLLSSVLDRLTNRTTYDKRLRPRYGEKPVDVGITIHVSSISAVSEVDMDFTLDFYMRQTWQDPRLAFGSLDLGLSKEIDSLTVGVDYLDRLWKPDTFFPNEKKSFFHLATTHNSFLRIEGDGTVYTSQRLTVTATCPMDLKLFPMDSQHCKLEIES